One window of the Fusobacterium animalis 7_1 genome contains the following:
- a CDS encoding cysteine synthase family protein, translating to MEQEKMKYLENLVGKTPMLELVFDYKGEERRIFVKNESYNLTGSIKDRMAFYTLKKAYEKGEIKKGAPIVEATSGNTGIAFSAMGAILGHPVIIYMPDWMSEERKSLIRSFGAKIVLVSREEGGFLGSIEKTKEFAKNNPDTYLPSQFSNPYNSEAHYYGIGLEIVNEMKSLNLNIDGFVAGVGTGGTVMGIGQRIKENFPNAKISPLEPLNSPTLSTGYKVAKHRIEGISDEFIPDLVKLDKLDEVVSVDDGDAIVMAQKLARCGLGVGISSGANFIGALMLQNKLGKDSVIVTVFPDDNKKYLSTDLMREVKIKEHFLTKDITLKGIKNVLR from the coding sequence ATGGAGCAAGAAAAAATGAAATATTTAGAAAATTTAGTTGGAAAAACTCCTATGTTAGAGTTGGTATTTGATTATAAAGGAGAAGAAAGAAGAATTTTTGTAAAAAATGAAAGTTATAATTTAACTGGAAGTATTAAAGATAGAATGGCATTTTACACCTTAAAAAAGGCTTATGAAAAAGGGGAAATTAAAAAAGGAGCACCTATTGTAGAAGCAACAAGTGGAAATACAGGGATAGCTTTTTCTGCTATGGGAGCAATTTTAGGACACCCTGTTATTATTTATATGCCAGATTGGATGAGTGAAGAAAGAAAGTCTTTAATTCGTTCTTTTGGAGCAAAAATTGTTTTGGTAAGTAGAGAAGAGGGAGGATTTTTAGGAAGTATAGAAAAAACAAAAGAGTTTGCTAAAAATAATCCAGATACTTATTTGCCTAGTCAATTTTCTAATCCATATAACAGCGAAGCACATTATTATGGGATAGGTTTAGAAATTGTAAATGAAATGAAAAGTTTAAATTTGAATATTGATGGTTTTGTTGCAGGAGTTGGAACTGGTGGAACAGTTATGGGAATAGGACAAAGAATTAAAGAAAATTTCCCTAATGCAAAAATATCTCCACTTGAACCTTTAAATTCTCCAACTTTATCTACTGGATATAAAGTTGCTAAACATAGAATAGAAGGAATTTCTGATGAATTTATTCCTGATTTAGTAAAATTAGATAAACTTGATGAAGTTGTGAGTGTAGATGATGGAGATGCTATTGTTATGGCACAAAAACTTGCTAGATGTGGTTTAGGAGTTGGGATATCATCAGGAGCTAATTTTATAGGAGCATTGATGTTACAAAATAAACTTGGAAAAGATAGTGTTATTGTAACAGTATTTCCTGATGATAATAAAAAATATTTAAGTACAGATTTAATGAGAGAAGTAAAGATAAAAGAACATTTCTTAACAAAAGATATAACTTTAAAAGGAATAAAAAATGTTCTTAGATAG
- a CDS encoding autotransporter domain-containing protein produces the protein MHPDSKHYDEYTSSNSAVTHSLSTLSIGGESQLVTFGETTNKKEKDPHSATTSLRGGDEDSYGLANARIRQEAIVKIELGAGVKPKDINKNPNPPIVLNPVKPQFPVPVNPTAPVINVIGGGVFTLTTPDPIQVTSSGGLGYEIRTLSYRGTVAEAKSYWDGSNDTAGPNGAVNDGKSFNHNDNITINNDFVGKKPALMYVSNRYYLKNENKYTTGEYTIDQALFKTYFDYGGTTGNGGGTLTIAKGANITIDSINPLDNDDKNKEKDGVKGNHPINKQAFLVGSSRVGTLHNTPKATIENKGTINLVGPFTIGFEAQTDTGNGTRNNQGERKIVNEVGGLITDEAETGYEDLGGLKVGKVKEDGTVVTPSNPIKIRTAQPSSADYQDWNVENDDENRNNAWKDDRYIKRTPDIVKADGQTVIKKGGYTGHKVGLTLTAKNNDRGDGTYSLINKGTIRFNGKHSIGIQVYAPVIADMEGYPNNTIPNNGIINVVNDNGGLIELNGGGSYGMKLSSVPTEIKKFENLGTIKINSNPDFDIDKFGNKSFYYNSSVGIYVGNDNKPLTLPLWGTRITAPAEDSEGYIGKVKNGVTGKIEVNGSTNAAMIIGTYLRAEDDIEVITNEGTITLNGNNNIGLSTGVGGMATNKNASITRATNKGKIEVNGKLNTAMIAASSSGLNEVVNLSGGKIILKGKKNVGLYSVYIHGEDEDNGQYRKFYMPLYPNRELGNLINHGVIKTNNDNVEENENLIGIDILYDLDAKNTGTIDLTGKSVMGVYNSMRTAYEVSKNGDVIYRVGSHFVMKKGGGNTKLPEIKASGENSIALYSNGIKNENKIEEGKISSYGGVALYADRSSIDLGTSSTSPELAVGNYGKMVGVMFYNYSHTRPDEHNPLKNVPIERPIPTGVFVLNNDVNATVKNGGSAFYLVKDDMNRKAEFLNKMFADTPNATYNNKKSADGKKLNLKMEDGSTIFVTYNKNIADVADYQKLNSYSNLDDLLGKRVKLDPSSNSKKYKIEKVLRGKLELDKNVNLDDIEAPYNRLEYLSSWVKVNPGVNMISNSANKVAVFQGNTERETGSNLSAPKADDVQVLNNGNITLTGKNSAGLATNFGTVTNAGNISSTGENGVGIYAADSSIVKNTGSIEVGSKGTAIFAENDLKIGGNSTAISNNKDINVTNTGTIKAKDNSTGTYGIYAKNDKTNYANATSTVKHSGNIDLSNAKSSVGIYTEDSALTSNGNISVGKDSIAVSAKNSNVEVTAGTYNINKSIAFKITDLGSKTFKGNAGTLNLGEDSIAYYLKNSNITSSNFIDKLAINPTGKYTYLYAEDSIVNYKNQKTINSDGSIFTYAKNSDVTFEVGNDISSNNKKVTGIFSENTATAKNIINKGKINLLGTGSLGIYAEGNVNIINNGKITVGNTTDPNNAGVGIYSPNGNIENYGEVVAGNKSAGIYGSNINLKANSKVSAGDEGTAVYAAGNNINILSGVQVTAGKKATGIYGKSVNLDTNSKLNVGEGSTAVYSRGGTVEFKNGSQITTGNNDSTVLYYDGNNGNIINNTDKLNIGNNSYGFIIKGQNNKFENNSTGNIALKNNSVFVYSKDSDGSVINRSNITSSGKENYAIYSSGRADNYGNIDFSSGVGSIGMYAYYPKESTYVLMGPSTPMPKVINKAEGVIRVAASDLRNPRDEKYGIGMAVGYTEKLGKDANGKTIVKQKATGHIVNYGLISVTHPNSIGMYATGRDSIAENFGRIELSGNRRNTGMYLENGAVGYNYGTITTVGNNNVGQIGVTVTRGAKIVNAKGATININADDGIGLYSFGGGIIENYGDIKVSETSTPIRKLDDDDDTSKSFGGVEIRVRDDDKTKADIFVNGNKVQPTLVHSIPNRAPSEIPTSSIGIYMGSSGINPTNPIANIGALANSGIKSADLIIGVEAAKYTNSKYIQLGKDIIEPYNKMITAALRRGLSKWEIYSSSLTWQATITKNKATQTIENAYMTKVPYTVFAADKNTTRDTYNFTDGLEQRYGVEAIGSREKELFNKLNDIGNNEGILLKQAFDEMMGHQYANIHQRVQSTGNILDKEFNYLKNDWSTASKKSNKIKTFGSRGEYKTNTAGVIDYTNNAYGVVYMHENEGLRLGKGTGWYTGFVYNTFKFKDIGKSKEEMLEAKVGVYKSIPFDYNNSLNWTVSGDISLGYNKMNRKFLVVDEIFNARGRYNTYGVALKNELGKDFRLTENISLRPYGAIKLEYMKLGKVKEKSGEIRLDVKDSHYISVRPEVGVDLNYKYILASGKIITARLGTAYEDELGKVAKANNKAKVAHTSADWFNLPKEKEDRKGNVKTDFSLGVEGEILGGTANIGYDTKGHNMRAGVGFRVIF, from the coding sequence ATACACCCAGATAGTAAACACTATGATGAATATACTTCTTCAAATTCAGCAGTAACTCATTCACTTTCAACATTATCAATTGGAGGAGAAAGTCAATTAGTAACTTTTGGAGAAACAACAAATAAAAAGGAAAAAGATCCACACTCAGCAACAACTTCATTAAGAGGTGGAGATGAGGATTCTTATGGATTGGCAAATGCAAGAATAAGACAGGAAGCAATAGTAAAAATAGAATTAGGAGCAGGAGTAAAACCAAAAGATATTAATAAAAATCCTAATCCACCTATTGTTTTAAATCCTGTTAAACCTCAATTTCCTGTACCAGTAAATCCAACTGCACCAGTTATTAATGTAATAGGTGGAGGAGTTTTTACCTTAACAACTCCTGATCCAATACAAGTTACATCTAGTGGAGGTCTTGGTTATGAAATAAGGACACTTTCATATCGTGGTACAGTAGCAGAAGCAAAATCTTATTGGGATGGTTCAAATGACACAGCAGGACCTAATGGTGCTGTAAATGACGGAAAATCATTTAATCATAATGATAATATAACAATAAATAATGATTTTGTAGGTAAAAAACCAGCATTAATGTATGTATCAAATAGATACTATCTTAAAAATGAAAATAAATACACAACAGGAGAATATACTATTGATCAAGCATTATTTAAAACTTATTTTGACTATGGAGGTACCACTGGTAATGGTGGAGGAACATTAACAATAGCTAAGGGAGCAAATATAACAATAGATTCTATAAATCCTTTAGATAATGATGATAAAAATAAAGAAAAAGATGGTGTTAAAGGTAATCATCCTATTAATAAACAAGCATTTTTAGTTGGAAGCTCAAGAGTAGGTACTTTACATAATACACCAAAGGCTACAATAGAAAATAAAGGGACTATAAATTTAGTAGGTCCATTTACTATTGGATTTGAAGCTCAAACTGATACAGGTAATGGAACAAGAAATAATCAAGGTGAAAGAAAGATAGTAAATGAAGTAGGTGGATTAATAACAGATGAGGCAGAAACAGGATATGAAGATTTAGGAGGACTAAAAGTTGGTAAAGTAAAAGAAGATGGAACAGTGGTAACTCCTTCTAATCCAATAAAAATAAGAACAGCACAGCCTAGTAGTGCTGACTATCAAGATTGGAATGTAGAAAATGATGATGAAAATAGAAATAATGCTTGGAAGGATGATAGATATATAAAAAGAACTCCTGATATAGTGAAAGCAGATGGACAAACTGTTATCAAAAAAGGTGGTTATACAGGACATAAAGTAGGTTTAACTTTAACAGCTAAAAATAATGATAGAGGAGATGGAACATATTCACTTATTAATAAAGGAACAATAAGATTTAATGGTAAACATTCTATAGGTATACAAGTATATGCACCTGTAATTGCAGATATGGAGGGTTATCCAAATAATACTATCCCAAATAATGGTATTATAAATGTAGTTAATGATAATGGAGGATTGATAGAACTTAATGGAGGAGGAAGCTATGGAATGAAACTATCTTCAGTACCTACTGAAATAAAAAAATTTGAAAATTTAGGAACAATAAAAATAAATTCTAATCCAGATTTTGATATAGATAAATTTGGAAATAAAAGTTTTTATTATAACAGTTCAGTAGGAATATATGTTGGAAATGATAATAAACCTCTTACTCTTCCTCTTTGGGGTACAAGAATAACAGCACCAGCAGAAGATAGTGAAGGATATATAGGTAAAGTAAAAAATGGTGTTACTGGAAAAATAGAAGTAAATGGTAGCACCAATGCTGCTATGATCATAGGTACTTATCTTAGGGCTGAGGATGACATTGAAGTAATTACAAATGAAGGTACTATTACTTTAAATGGAAATAACAACATTGGGTTAAGTACTGGAGTTGGTGGGATGGCTACAAATAAAAATGCATCTATAACAAGAGCTACCAATAAAGGAAAAATAGAAGTAAATGGTAAATTAAATACTGCAATGATTGCTGCTAGTAGTTCAGGATTAAATGAAGTTGTAAATTTAAGTGGTGGAAAAATAATTTTAAAAGGTAAAAAAAATGTAGGCTTATATTCAGTTTATATTCATGGTGAAGATGAAGATAACGGTCAATATAGAAAATTTTATATGCCATTATATCCTAATAGAGAACTTGGAAATCTAATTAATCATGGAGTTATTAAAACTAATAATGATAATGTAGAAGAAAATGAAAATCTTATAGGTATAGATATTTTATATGATTTAGATGCAAAAAATACAGGTACTATTGATTTAACTGGAAAAAGTGTAATGGGTGTATATAACTCTATGAGAACTGCTTATGAAGTAAGTAAAAATGGTGATGTTATATATAGAGTAGGAAGTCATTTTGTAATGAAAAAAGGAGGAGGTAACACTAAACTTCCTGAAATAAAAGCATCTGGTGAAAATTCTATTGCTCTATATTCAAATGGAATTAAAAATGAAAATAAGATTGAAGAAGGTAAGATTTCATCTTATGGTGGTGTAGCTCTTTATGCAGATAGATCAAGCATTGATTTAGGAACTTCATCTACTTCTCCTGAATTGGCTGTTGGTAATTATGGAAAAATGGTAGGAGTAATGTTCTATAATTATAGCCATACCAGACCTGATGAACATAATCCTCTTAAGAATGTACCTATAGAAAGACCTATTCCTACTGGTGTATTTGTATTAAATAATGATGTAAATGCCACTGTAAAAAATGGAGGCTCTGCTTTCTATTTAGTAAAAGATGATATGAATAGAAAAGCTGAATTTTTAAATAAAATGTTTGCTGATACTCCAAATGCTACTTATAATAATAAAAAAAGTGCTGATGGTAAAAAGTTAAATTTAAAAATGGAAGATGGCTCTACTATATTTGTTACATATAATAAAAATATAGCTGATGTAGCAGACTATCAAAAATTGAATAGTTATTCTAATTTAGATGATTTACTTGGAAAGAGAGTTAAATTAGATCCTTCTTCAAATTCAAAAAAATATAAGATAGAAAAAGTTCTTAGAGGTAAATTAGAGCTTGATAAAAATGTAAATTTAGATGATATTGAAGCTCCATATAATAGATTGGAATATTTATCTTCTTGGGTAAAAGTAAATCCTGGAGTAAATATGATATCAAATTCTGCTAATAAAGTTGCAGTATTCCAAGGAAATACTGAAAGAGAAACTGGCTCAAACCTTTCAGCTCCAAAAGCAGATGATGTACAAGTTTTAAATAATGGTAATATTACTTTAACAGGTAAAAATTCTGCTGGACTTGCAACAAATTTTGGAACTGTAACAAATGCAGGTAATATTTCTTCAACTGGTGAAAATGGTGTAGGTATTTATGCTGCTGATAGTTCTATTGTTAAAAATACTGGAAGTATAGAAGTTGGAAGTAAGGGTACAGCTATCTTTGCTGAAAATGATTTAAAGATAGGAGGAAATAGCACAGCCATATCTAATAATAAAGATATAAATGTTACAAACACTGGAACTATAAAAGCAAAAGATAATTCAACAGGTACTTATGGTATCTATGCTAAAAATGATAAAACAAATTATGCTAATGCCACATCAACTGTAAAACATAGTGGAAATATAGATTTATCTAATGCTAAATCAAGTGTAGGTATCTATACTGAAGATTCAGCTTTAACTTCTAATGGAAATATATCAGTTGGAAAAGATAGTATAGCTGTAAGTGCTAAAAATTCTAATGTAGAAGTAACAGCAGGAACTTATAATATAAATAAATCAATAGCATTTAAGATAACTGATTTAGGAAGTAAGACTTTTAAAGGAAATGCTGGAACATTAAATTTAGGTGAAGATTCTATTGCATATTATTTAAAGAATTCTAATATAACATCTAGTAATTTTATTGATAAATTAGCGATAAATCCTACTGGAAAATACACTTATTTATATGCAGAAGATAGCATAGTGAATTATAAAAATCAAAAAACAATAAATAGTGATGGTTCAATATTTACTTATGCTAAAAATTCAGATGTAACATTTGAAGTAGGAAATGATATCAGTTCTAATAACAAAAAAGTAACAGGTATTTTTTCTGAAAATACAGCAACTGCTAAAAATATTATAAATAAAGGAAAGATAAATTTACTAGGAACTGGTTCACTTGGAATTTATGCAGAAGGTAATGTAAATATAATAAACAATGGTAAGATAACTGTTGGTAATACAACAGATCCTAATAATGCAGGAGTAGGTATCTATTCTCCAAATGGAAATATAGAAAATTATGGTGAAGTTGTAGCAGGAAATAAATCAGCTGGCATCTATGGTTCAAATATTAATTTAAAAGCAAATTCAAAAGTTTCTGCTGGTGATGAAGGTACAGCAGTATATGCAGCAGGAAATAATATTAATATATTGAGTGGTGTACAAGTAACAGCTGGTAAAAAGGCAACAGGAATTTATGGTAAATCTGTAAATCTTGATACAAATTCTAAATTGAATGTAGGAGAAGGATCAACAGCTGTATATTCAAGAGGTGGTACAGTTGAATTTAAAAATGGTTCACAAATAACAACTGGTAATAATGATTCAACAGTATTGTATTACGACGGAAATAATGGAAATATAATAAATAATACAGATAAATTGAATATAGGTAATAACTCTTATGGATTTATTATTAAAGGACAAAATAATAAATTTGAAAACAACAGCACTGGAAATATTGCTCTAAAAAATAATTCTGTATTTGTCTATTCAAAAGATTCTGATGGAAGTGTAATTAATAGAAGTAATATCACATCTTCTGGTAAAGAAAATTATGCTATTTATTCATCTGGAAGAGCTGATAACTATGGAAATATTGATTTTTCATCAGGTGTAGGAAGTATAGGAATGTATGCTTATTATCCAAAGGAAAGTACTTATGTTCTTATGGGACCATCAACACCTATGCCAAAAGTTATAAACAAAGCAGAAGGTGTAATCAGAGTCGCAGCATCTGATTTAAGAAATCCAAGAGATGAAAAATATGGTATAGGTATGGCAGTAGGATATACAGAAAAATTAGGGAAAGATGCAAATGGAAAAACTATTGTAAAACAAAAAGCTACTGGACATATAGTAAACTATGGATTAATCTCTGTTACACACCCAAATAGTATAGGAATGTATGCAACTGGTAGAGATTCTATTGCTGAAAACTTTGGAAGAATAGAATTAAGTGGAAATAGAAGAAATACAGGAATGTACTTAGAAAATGGTGCAGTTGGATATAACTATGGAACTATAACAACAGTAGGAAATAATAATGTTGGACAAATAGGTGTTACAGTAACTAGAGGAGCTAAAATAGTTAATGCAAAAGGCGCTACAATAAATATTAATGCTGATGATGGAATAGGATTATATAGTTTTGGTGGAGGAATTATTGAAAACTATGGAGATATAAAAGTAAGTGAAACTTCTACACCTATAAGAAAATTAGATGATGATGACGACACAAGTAAGAGTTTTGGAGGAGTAGAAATAAGAGTAAGAGATGATGATAAAACTAAAGCTGATATATTTGTAAATGGAAATAAAGTACAACCTACTTTGGTACATTCTATTCCTAATAGAGCTCCAAGTGAAATACCAACATCATCAATAGGTATATATATGGGTTCATCTGGTATTAATCCAACAAATCCAATAGCTAATATTGGTGCATTAGCAAACTCTGGAATAAAATCAGCTGATTTGATTATAGGAGTAGAAGCAGCAAAATATACTAATTCTAAATATATTCAATTAGGAAAAGATATAATAGAACCATATAATAAAATGATTACAGCTGCATTAAGAAGAGGTTTAAGTAAATGGGAAATCTATTCTAGTTCTTTGACTTGGCAAGCAACAATTACAAAGAATAAGGCTACTCAAACAATAGAAAATGCCTATATGACAAAAGTTCCTTATACTGTGTTTGCAGCAGATAAAAATACAACAAGGGATACATATAATTTTACAGATGGATTGGAACAAAGATATGGTGTTGAAGCAATTGGTTCAAGAGAAAAAGAATTGTTTAATAAACTTAATGATATAGGAAACAATGAAGGAATATTATTAAAACAAGCCTTTGACGAAATGATGGGACACCAATATGCAAATATTCATCAAAGAGTTCAATCTACTGGAAATATATTGGATAAAGAATTTAATTATTTAAAGAATGATTGGTCAACAGCTTCTAAGAAATCTAATAAGATAAAAACATTTGGCTCAAGAGGTGAATACAAAACTAATACAGCTGGTGTAATAGATTATACAAATAATGCTTATGGTGTAGTTTATATGCACGAAAATGAAGGATTGAGATTAGGAAAAGGAACGGGCTGGTATACAGGATTTGTATATAACACATTTAAGTTCAAAGATATAGGAAAATCAAAAGAAGAAATGTTAGAAGCTAAGGTAGGAGTGTATAAATCAATTCCATTTGATTATAACAATAGTTTGAATTGGACTGTATCAGGAGATATTTCACTAGGCTATAATAAGATGAACAGAAAATTCTTAGTAGTGGATGAAATATTTAATGCCAGAGGAAGATACAATACTTATGGAGTAGCATTAAAGAATGAATTAGGAAAAGATTTTAGATTGACAGAAAATATATCTCTAAGACCTTATGGAGCAATAAAGTTAGAATATATGAAATTAGGAAAAGTTAAAGAAAAATCTGGTGAAATAAGATTAGATGTAAAAGATAGTCATTACATTTCAGTAAGACCAGAAGTAGGAGTAGACTTAAATTAC
- a CDS encoding OmpA family protein produces the protein MNKNLKSILFLFLLVISSSTFTSTLTTKRMRANSIRINALEINKMEALKEEPPEEMTIVLDDRALNFDFDKSVVKPQYNEMLTNLKDFIEKNDYEVTIVGHTDYIASNAYNMGLSKRRAEAVKAKLIELGLDPSRIVGIVPRGEEEPIADNATTEGRAKNRRVEFKLVKRGSKGEVNSEESRVIDVKKEEVKTEN, from the coding sequence ATGAATAAAAACTTAAAATCAATTTTATTTTTATTCTTATTGGTCATTTCATCATCAACATTTACATCAACATTAACAACCAAACGGATGAGGGCGAATTCAATTAGGATAAACGCATTGGAGATTAATAAGATGGAGGCTTTAAAGGAAGAGCCACCAGAAGAGATGACGATAGTTTTAGATGACAGAGCATTGAATTTTGACTTTGATAAGTCAGTAGTAAAACCACAGTATAATGAAATGTTAACAAACTTAAAAGATTTCATTGAAAAAAATGATTATGAAGTAACAATAGTTGGGCATACAGACTATATAGCAAGTAATGCATATAATATGGGGCTATCTAAGAGAAGAGCAGAAGCAGTGAAAGCTAAATTAATAGAATTGGGATTAGATCCTAGTAGAATAGTAGGAATAGTACCAAGAGGAGAAGAAGAACCTATTGCTGATAATGCAACAACAGAAGGTAGGGCAAAAAACAGAAGAGTTGAATTTAAGTTAGTAAAAAGAGGTTCAAAGGGAGAAGTTAATTCGGAAGAAAGTAGAGTAATAGATGTTAAAAAAGAAGAAGTCAAAACTGAAAATTGA